The window ATCACTGAAAAAACGGCAGCTACGGGCCGAGGTTCAGCGGTCCGGAACCACACTGGGCTTGGGGGCTTGATGAACGGCTAAAGCTGAACCACCGATTGGAGTCAATTCACCGTGCTGTTTTCTGTATGTGACACATTCTGGAAATTTGTAACGGCGAGCAAAAGAAACCGGGgacaacaaagcaaaagtcagCTCTATTACTGGTGGTGATGGACATTGTTTCCCATGGAACAGATGGTAGTAGTTGTACgtctgatgtgatgtgatgcaGCTCGAGGACAGCAGCTGATTGTTGCACCATCTATTCTTGGATCAACCAGCTAAagaattctctctttttccctttttttttctccttttttttcttttttacaacaataaaaacagggtttttgtttttttcacatgagagttaaaaaaaaaaacagccactgaaggtaaacaaaagaaatattagCTAAAGGTTTGTTCAGTAGTTCTTTTGAAATTTGGACCACAACACTACAAAACCAGCGTCGAGTTAGTTTGGCTGCAACATGTTTTTGATTTGCTTGGAGGTAGTCTCATCGTTCAGATGTTTGGTCGTATACCTGCAGGAGGGGGAGGCGGCGGtttaatgataattataatatcAGGTCAGAAAAGAATGAGGTTAGCGATGGAGTCTCGTCAAAAGAAGGAGCGCGCCAAAAGCAACCCTTATTTAGCCACTCTCCCCTCAGACTCTGTGTGTCTGGTCTCAATCAATGAACCACAGAAATAAATAGTTGTTATTCCGCTGGCAGATTTATTCGCATCTCTTCATTAGCGTCTGTGACGTGTTTGTGGAGTGAGAGGAGGTTCACAGACCTGAGAGCGTTGAGTAATCCCTCCACGCTGCTGGGCGGCTGCTCCTTCAGCACTCTGATGCAGCCCTTCATCTGAAAAGGACCAAAAAACACGACAGAGCAGTCCCATTACCTCTGTGGGACCAACAGCCAGAATCTGGGCTTTGGGGTTCCCTACGTTTAAGATACGACGTAACTAGAACTGAGGCAGAAATAGTTCAGCCGTGCCCAAGCTTCTCCTACGAAGATGATGATAATTATATAGAAGTAACTTGTGACAGTTTCCCTCTGCGAGCCGCTTTAAAACCTAGAGCCCTGTGTCGTATGACATTCAGTGTTCAAGGCCAAATGAGCAGCGGTCGAAGCTGAAGTGTGGGGAAAGATTACAGATTGCAGACTTTCGTCGTGTGAAATGACCGAAACTGTTCTAGCTAAGGCGGAAAACTGTGCGTTCGCAGAGGAAGCAGCCGGTCAGAGTAGAGCGTGCGGTGCGTgtcgggtgtgtgtgtgtgtgtgtgtgtgaatgtgtctcGTCAACACACGTCTATATTGGAGGTCTTAACGAAGGCTCCGGCCGGGTGAACGTGGTCGTACAGGATGATGACGCCCACCATCACGCGGAGGCAGAACAACACCGTCTCGTCACTGGTGAAGCGACTGCGATactccctgcacacacacacacacacgcacacacagtcaggGTGTGGGCTGATGCTGGACCCAGACTGGCTGTGATGGGGATGGAGATGCGTTCAAGAACGCGTCAGGACTCACGGTGTTTCCAGCATCACTTTACACACGCTGGCCATCGTACTCAGGCAGTCTGTCGTGTTTTCGATCGGGACGTCCTGATTCTGCACAAACAACAGCGGGACAATAAAGTTTCAATCGAACACCCCATCGAGGAAACACTTGGCACAGCACAGGTCACGTGATGTACAATTTTCTGTCTGGTAAAAATACTAAAGTCCTGgattcaaagtaaaaaaagtacCAGAGTATTTTCAGCTAAATGTATCAGCTAAAAGTATCCAAAGTGAAAGTACTCACTACGCAAAAAGATATTCATGTAACTCACAACATATTTCATTACTGAGTCAGAGACTTTTAACGAGTGTCAGGAGGTAACGTTGGTTTATCATATAtcttattatttcattattattaatgtctGAGTCGCATGTGAATGCTGCTGGAGGAGAAGCTGATTCTATCTACTCTATATAACACCGGGCAGTTTAATCTGCGACGCAGCATCGTGGGGTTCTTTCTTCTCATATACTGATCAACGAAACCGGCCACTAAGGCCGTCAGATAAAGTGGCAGTGGAGATAAACCCCAATCCTTCCTTCGAAGATGTGGTCGAGCAGAAGTATCAAGTGGCATAACATGCaaactttttactttatacGGTAAAGAAATgcatataagaaaataaaaatgggagaatttgaataggaaaaaaatgcaaatataacTCGACTATAGCGACAGAGATATAAAGAGAAATGTCctaatgaaagagaaaataataataataaagaatatAAAACTGAATCCCATTAATGGCAGTTCTGACTATATACTTCCAATACTTCCCGTGTCAACTTTGCTGGTTCTTTCTAGTCTCAGGGATTTGGTTTGTGAATCATCTAGAGGATACTTGAGTCTCCTGACTCTAGTTTCACGTCAGTAACATTTAGGCGAAACGTATCGATGTGTTGTCACAAAAGTGGCGGCTGCAGAGCTGCGGCGAGGAAAAGATGCCGCTGGGACCGTGAGGCTCCGTTGCGACCTCTGCCGCTGGTTTATGGAAAAACACTAAACCAGTCTGAACAGTCCAGGGTCCTGCTAGTGACTCCTACAGGCCGAAATGTTCCTTGCACCTACAATATgaatattcttctttttcttccccctaAATGAATATCAACTATGAACCAACTGATCCCGAACAGTtcacaatttgtgtttttccgttttgtgtctcctcttctttgtttcttgcagtttttttcagcaaccaacaaaccaaaagCTTTTCGGTAAATTCAAAGTTCAATCGCAgcattatttacaaaataaaaggaggAATGAAGGACTGAGTCAGCtgttcaattaatcaatcaagaAGATGAATCTATGAATCTATGGACCGACTCACATCTGAGACGAACTTCGACGTGGCGTCACTTAACGTCTTCAGCATCGGCGTGGCGCTGGCGTAGAACAGAGACATCCGATTGGCCAGCTCGTTGTTGACCTCATTCCCTGCGTCGGCCTGAAATAGTAACAAGTTTCCATGGAAACCCAATCGGGAGTTAAGGATTTAAATACTGAAcatgtgacaaaaataaacGTGGCTATTTTTCATCCTCTCTTTCAGGATAGGACTCAACGTTCACTCAACTTTGACTGGATTTAACCTTTGACCCCGCGGGACTCTCTGGCGGTTCCACCTTTAGAAACTCATAGTGTTTGTCCAGGTTTTGTTCAAATGCACAGaagttcattttaataaagttaatataaagttgtattttaataaagttgaaataaagttgcattttaataaagttaaaataaagttgcattttaataaagttaaaataaagttttactttattaaagttaaaataaagtttattttaataaagttaaaataaagttttaactaaaataaagttttattttattaaagttaaaataaagttttattttattaaagttaaaataaagttttattttattaaagttaaaataaagttttattttattaaagttaaaataaagttttattttaataaagttaaaataaagttttattttattaaagttaaaataaagttttattttattaaagttaaaataaagttttactttattaaagttaaaataaagttttattttattaaagttaaaataaagttttattttattaaagttaaaataaagttttattttattaaagttaaaataaagttttattttaataaagttaaaataaagttttattttattaaagttaaaataaagttttattttatcaaagtTAAAATAAAGCTGTATTTCAATAACGTTGGGGACATGGGAATGACTGCAGCCGTAAAAGAAAACTCCCAAACGTCTTTTCTCAGGCTGTGAGGCTCCTcggctccacctcctccacctcacaCCGCCACACATACCTGCCTCAGCTCTACCCGCTACTCGGGTTCTAGACGCTGCGCTACATCTGCGAAGTTCGCACGCTGCCTGTTGACCACTCCATTGGCACGACCGTCggcctctctcttcttcttctatttgAGTTTTTATCCTTACTTATTATTTTTGACCTGTCTCTACATTTTCTGCATGTGGTACATGGGGAGCGGTACAAATGCACCTGATCTCCGGCCCCGTATCGTATGATGACAATGAACCTTGAACCTTGAGATTTTATTTGCTGTTCTCTGTGTGCGTCTTACAGACAGGTTGTTGATTCGCATGCGGCTGATTGTTCGGCGGTAGTAGCTGAAGTCGTTCTGGATGGCGGGGTTGGTCATCTGGAACGGAGACAACAGGACAGAGGGA is drawn from Xiphias gladius isolate SHS-SW01 ecotype Sanya breed wild chromosome 15, ASM1685928v1, whole genome shotgun sequence and contains these coding sequences:
- the LOC120800269 gene encoding CYFIP-related Rac1 interactor B-like isoform X2; translated protein: MGNLIKVLTRDIDNNGGNFFLDFENAQPSQSETAVWERVNQVLTEARVILDDLQAYRGAGEEIRQAIQSPGVEGVQEKAWSAVVPLVAKLKTFYEFSQKLESSLQCLLDVLTSSGSTPTQHLEQKQALARQFAHILHFTLRFDELKMTNPAIQNDFSYYRRTISRMRINNLSADAGNEVNNELANRMSLFYASATPMLKTLSDATSKFVSDNQDVPIENTTDCLSTMASVCKVMLETPEYRSRFTSDETVLFCLRVMVGVIILYDHVHPAGAFVKTSNIDMKGCIRVLKEQPPSSVEGLLNALRYTTKHLNDETTSKQIKNMLQPN
- the LOC120800269 gene encoding CYFIP-related Rac1 interactor B-like isoform X1; amino-acid sequence: MGNLIKVLTRDIDNNGGNFFLDFENAQPSQSETAVWERVNQVLTEARVILDDLQAYRGAGEEIRQAIQSPGVEGVQEKAWSAVVPLVAKLKTFYEFSQKLESSLQCLLDVLTSSGSTPTQHLEQKQALARQFAHILHFTLRFDELKMTNPAIQNDFSYYRRTISRMRINNLSADAGNEVNNELANRMSLFYASATPMLKTLSDATSKFVSDNQDVPIENTTDCLSTMASVCKVMLETPEYRSRFTSDETVLFCLRVMVGVIILYDHVHPAGAFVKTSNIDMKGCIRVLKEQPPSSVEGLLNALRSVNLLSLHKHVTDANEEMRINLPAE